The Neisseria macacae ATCC 33926 genome contains the following window.
AACCATTTATAGTGGATTAAATTTAAATCAGGACAAGGCAACGAAGCCGCAGACAGTACAGATAGTACGGAACCGATTCACTTGGTGCTTCAGCACCTTAGAGAATCCTTCTCTTTGAGCTAAGGCGAGGCAACGCCGTACTGGTTTAAAGTTAATCCACTATATTTGTGCAACTAGAGTATTGAATCTATGCCTTCCGCCCTTATAAATAGCAAATACGGCATAATGATTAACATGATAAAGACGGAAGAACAACGATATGGCAGAAAAAACCTATTACGAAATTCTCGGCGTGGACAAAACCGCCGACGCCGACACCATTAAAAAGGCCTACCGCAAACTGGTACGCAAATACCATCCCGACGTCAGCAAAGAACCTGACGCCGCCGAGCGCACCGCCGAAATCAACACAGCCTACGAAACCTTATCCGACCGTGAAAAGCGTGCCGAATACGACGAATTGCTGGCCAACCCCTACGGCCGCAGCGCAGGCGGCAATCCGTTCGGCGGCGCGCAATCCGGCGGCTTCCGCTACGAATACCGCGGAGGCGAACCTTTCGGTGCGGGCGATTTCAATTTTGAAGATTTGTTTGCCGGCTTCGGCCGCAGTCAGAGACAGGCGCACGCAAGGCCGGACGGTCCGATTAAAGGCGAAGACCAGCACGCCGAACTGAGTATCGATATTTACGCCGCTTATGTCGGCGCGGAGCGCTCATTAAGCCTGAACGTACCGACCGTGGACGAATACGGCCGCGTCGGTTATCAGACCAAAACCTTAAACGTCAAAATTCCCAAAGGCATTACCGAAGGCCAGCAAATCCGTTTGGCGGGACAGGGCCTGCCCGG
Protein-coding sequences here:
- a CDS encoding DnaJ C-terminal domain-containing protein — protein: MAEKTYYEILGVDKTADADTIKKAYRKLVRKYHPDVSKEPDAAERTAEINTAYETLSDREKRAEYDELLANPYGRSAGGNPFGGAQSGGFRYEYRGGEPFGAGDFNFEDLFAGFGRSQRQAHARPDGPIKGEDQHAELSIDIYAAYVGAERSLSLNVPTVDEYGRVGYQTKTLNVKIPKGITEGQQIRLAGQGLPGHNGGANGDLYLKIKFHDKPDLYVKNKKDVYQTIDVKPWEAVLGGKIIVPTAAGRLQVNLPANSQNGKSIRLKGKGIPAKEAGDLYLNIRINVPKAESEADRAAWAQLAAHFDGKSASN